A single genomic interval of Thermoanaerobaculia bacterium harbors:
- the dnaE gene encoding DNA polymerase III subunit alpha translates to MAFVHLHVHSHLSLLDGVLRHDEIAGFAAEHGMPAVALTDHGNLFGVVDFLKACDDHDIKGIIGCELYITPGNRFEQTREAGLFHITALAMNDLGYKNLIKLVSLAFLEGFYYKPRIDFDLLERYHEGLVLLSGCLQGQVPFLLRMGREDEAVQAAKRYRDIVGKENFFLEIMNHGLEDEKKVLPMLVDLARTHDFPLVATNDVHYLRPSDAHLQDILLCISTGKKLSDEHRMKFENTEFTMKTEKEMREAFSGLEDALDNTVKIADRVHFRLKRDQYFLPHFEIPDGYSSINHYFEQRCREGLKERLARPVKRTHPDEVYKKRLDEELKTILSMNFPGYFLIVSDIINHAKTHDIPVGPGRGSAAGSLVSYSLKITDIDPLEYSLLFERFLNKDRISLPDIDVDFSHTGRGKVLDYIRYKFGEQNVAQIVTFNTLKAKSVIQDVARVIGLDFQETLTITKELAFNMSLKESLENKNNPTFKQMVEASPRLKEIVDFGIRLEGNARNISVHAAGVVITPDEVTNYVPLARTPKGETVTQYDKDRLEELGLLKMDILGLRTLTVIQDTIRSIRLTRGETIDLDTLTYDDPAVFELFGRGETDGVFQFESDGMKKILRQTKPDRIEDLVALNALYRPGAIQSNMVEEFIQRKRGLKPVEYLTPELKELLSETYGIIVYQEQVMQIAVRIAGFTMSQADNLRKAMGKKKKEIMEKEREPFIQGCVKQKFNKKMAGEIFDFIAPFAGYGFNKSHSVAYAVLAYQTAYLKTHYPTHYMAALLTSEIHDTKKVSQYIAECSRMGIALLPPDINESEVEFSVVGTDIRFGLEAIKGVGNAAAEDFVTIRQTHGRFKSMVDFVSCFTTQTLNRKSMEALTYAGAFDSIQENRAYLFHHLDRFMNLGSKLKEDRLSGQKSLFGEAALLSDDPPLEPVEPWSRHEMLKYELESTGIYLSGHPLEAFRQDLHKYSDVDLDELPNCGGRTVQVGGMIQDMQTLQVKAGPNAGKLWARFTLEGLSSSVPCLVFADAFTRLGSQLKEQSDQPVIVKALVKVEEQRSSLLVDDIYTLADAPMRHARELLVLLSEPLDRDLLEEVREVIFQNRGELPVRFIVERPGAYRVTVEPGISYRVDPSSGIMDNLETLLGQNTCRYLF, encoded by the coding sequence ATGGCCTTTGTCCATCTCCACGTCCATAGCCATCTGAGCCTTCTGGACGGCGTACTCCGGCACGACGAAATCGCCGGATTCGCGGCGGAACATGGCATGCCGGCGGTCGCTTTGACCGACCACGGAAACCTCTTCGGCGTTGTCGATTTCCTCAAGGCCTGTGACGACCATGACATAAAGGGCATCATCGGCTGTGAACTGTACATTACTCCGGGAAACCGTTTCGAGCAGACAAGGGAGGCCGGTCTCTTCCATATCACCGCCCTGGCAATGAACGACCTGGGGTATAAGAACCTGATCAAGCTCGTTTCCCTGGCCTTCCTGGAGGGGTTTTACTACAAACCAAGGATCGATTTCGATCTGCTGGAACGCTACCATGAAGGCCTCGTCCTCCTTTCCGGCTGCCTTCAGGGGCAGGTTCCCTTTCTCCTTCGCATGGGGCGGGAAGATGAAGCCGTCCAGGCCGCGAAGCGCTACCGGGATATTGTGGGGAAGGAGAATTTCTTCCTCGAAATCATGAACCACGGGCTGGAGGATGAAAAGAAAGTCCTCCCCATGCTCGTGGACCTTGCCCGTACCCATGACTTTCCCCTTGTCGCCACCAACGATGTCCACTATCTTCGTCCCTCCGATGCCCATCTGCAGGACATCCTTCTCTGCATCTCCACAGGGAAAAAACTCTCCGATGAACACCGGATGAAGTTTGAGAATACCGAGTTCACCATGAAGACGGAAAAGGAGATGCGCGAAGCATTCTCCGGGCTGGAAGACGCCCTGGACAACACGGTGAAGATAGCGGACCGGGTCCATTTCCGCCTGAAACGGGATCAGTACTTCCTGCCGCACTTTGAGATTCCTGATGGATATTCGAGCATAAACCACTACTTCGAACAGCGGTGCCGGGAGGGGCTGAAGGAGCGCCTGGCCCGTCCGGTCAAGCGGACGCACCCGGACGAGGTGTACAAAAAACGCCTGGATGAGGAGCTGAAGACGATCCTGAGCATGAACTTCCCGGGATACTTCCTGATCGTCTCCGATATCATCAACCACGCCAAGACCCACGACATCCCGGTGGGACCCGGGCGCGGATCCGCAGCGGGATCTCTCGTCTCCTACTCACTGAAAATCACCGATATCGATCCCCTTGAATATTCGCTTCTCTTTGAACGATTCCTGAACAAGGACCGGATTTCCCTGCCCGACATCGACGTCGACTTCAGCCATACAGGCCGGGGAAAGGTGCTGGATTACATCCGGTACAAGTTTGGTGAGCAAAACGTGGCTCAGATCGTGACCTTCAATACGTTGAAGGCAAAAAGTGTCATTCAGGACGTGGCGCGTGTCATTGGCCTCGATTTCCAGGAGACTCTCACGATCACGAAGGAGCTTGCCTTCAACATGTCTCTGAAGGAGAGCCTGGAAAATAAAAACAACCCCACGTTCAAGCAGATGGTGGAGGCCTCCCCCCGCCTGAAAGAGATTGTGGATTTCGGCATTCGCCTGGAGGGGAACGCCCGGAACATCTCGGTCCATGCCGCGGGTGTGGTGATTACACCGGACGAGGTCACGAACTACGTGCCCCTGGCCCGCACGCCGAAGGGTGAAACGGTCACCCAGTATGACAAGGATCGATTGGAGGAACTGGGTCTTCTCAAGATGGACATCCTGGGGCTAAGAACCCTGACCGTCATCCAGGACACGATCCGTTCCATTCGGCTAACCCGTGGTGAAACGATCGATCTCGATACCCTTACATATGATGACCCCGCCGTCTTTGAGCTCTTTGGACGGGGGGAGACCGACGGCGTTTTTCAGTTTGAATCGGATGGAATGAAAAAGATTCTTCGTCAGACCAAGCCGGACCGGATCGAGGATCTCGTTGCCTTGAACGCTCTCTATCGTCCGGGCGCCATCCAGAGCAACATGGTCGAAGAGTTCATCCAGAGAAAGCGAGGACTGAAACCCGTCGAGTACCTCACCCCGGAGCTGAAAGAGCTTCTGTCCGAAACCTACGGCATTATCGTCTACCAGGAGCAGGTCATGCAGATTGCCGTCCGCATCGCCGGCTTCACGATGAGCCAGGCCGACAACCTCCGAAAGGCCATGGGGAAGAAGAAGAAAGAGATCATGGAGAAGGAGAGGGAACCCTTCATCCAGGGATGTGTCAAACAGAAATTCAACAAAAAAATGGCCGGGGAGATCTTTGATTTTATCGCTCCCTTTGCGGGATACGGGTTCAACAAGTCCCACTCGGTGGCCTACGCTGTCCTGGCCTACCAGACCGCTTATCTCAAAACCCATTACCCGACGCACTACATGGCTGCCCTCCTTACGTCGGAAATTCATGACACGAAAAAGGTATCCCAGTACATCGCCGAATGCTCCCGCATGGGAATTGCACTCCTTCCCCCGGACATCAACGAATCCGAAGTGGAGTTCAGTGTCGTGGGAACGGACATCCGGTTCGGCCTGGAAGCGATCAAGGGTGTGGGGAACGCCGCCGCCGAAGACTTCGTCACGATCCGGCAGACCCACGGACGATTCAAGAGCATGGTGGACTTCGTTTCCTGTTTCACGACCCAGACGCTGAACCGTAAATCGATGGAAGCCCTTACGTACGCGGGAGCCTTTGACAGCATCCAGGAAAACCGGGCCTACCTCTTCCACCACCTGGATCGTTTCATGAATCTGGGATCCAAGCTGAAAGAGGACCGCCTGAGCGGGCAGAAATCGTTATTTGGAGAAGCCGCCCTGCTCTCTGACGATCCGCCGCTTGAACCGGTGGAGCCGTGGTCCCGCCATGAGATGCTGAAATACGAGCTGGAAAGCACGGGGATCTACCTTTCCGGCCATCCCCTGGAAGCATTTCGGCAGGATCTTCATAAGTACTCCGATGTCGATCTGGATGAGCTTCCCAATTGCGGGGGCAGGACGGTCCAGGTTGGAGGCATGATTCAGGATATGCAGACGCTCCAGGTGAAAGCCGGCCCCAATGCGGGGAAGCTCTGGGCCCGGTTTACGCTGGAGGGCCTGTCGAGCTCGGTTCCGTGTCTGGTCTTTGCCGATGCATTTACCCGCCTGGGAAGTCAGCTTAAGGAACAATCCGATCAGCCCGTAATCGTCAAGGCCCTCGTCAAGGTCGAAGAACAGAGATCCTCTCTGCTGGTCGATGACATCTATACACTCGCTGATGCCCCCATGAGACACGCCCGGGAGCTTCTCGTCCTGCTCAGTGAACCGCTGGATCGGGACCTGCTGGAAGAAGTGAGGGAAGTCATCTTTCAGAACCGGGGCGAGCTTCCCGTCCGGTTCATCGTGGAGCGTCCGGGAGCCTACCGGGTGACCGTCGAGCCGGGAATCAGCTATCGGGTCGATCCCTCATCGGGTATTATGGATAATCTGGAAACTCTGCTGGGACAGAATACCTGTCGCTATCTCTTTTAA
- a CDS encoding MerR family transcriptional regulator — protein sequence MTDQEIPDRLYFKIGDVCRIAKIQPYVLRYWETEFPQLAPSKSKSGQRVYSREDLDIILKIKNLLYEEGYTIAGAKKQLETNQEVDKVEGEDVQQFRNTLGRVLKQLIEVKKLIS from the coding sequence ATGACTGACCAGGAAATTCCCGATCGCTTATATTTCAAGATCGGCGATGTCTGCAGGATCGCCAAGATCCAGCCATACGTTCTCCGTTACTGGGAAACTGAATTTCCCCAGCTTGCACCCTCGAAAAGCAAATCGGGTCAGCGCGTATACAGCCGGGAAGATCTGGACATTATCCTGAAGATTAAGAACCTTCTGTATGAAGAGGGATACACGATCGCAGGAGCGAAAAAACAACTGGAAACGAACCAGGAGGTTGACAAAGTGGAGGGGGAAGATGTACAACAGTTCCGCAACACTCTGGGTCGTGTCTTAAAGCAGTTGATTGAAGTTAAAAAATTAATTTCTTGA
- a CDS encoding HU family DNA-binding protein, which yields MKRSDLIRVIQERHGALSRKEAESILNALLKGIEESLAHGEDVHIQNLGTFASTMRRAWEGLNPATGTPRRFSSRKIATFKPSSNLMNLLNKGHD from the coding sequence ATGAAACGATCCGATCTTATCCGCGTTATTCAGGAACGTCACGGGGCTTTGAGCCGCAAAGAGGCGGAGTCTATCCTGAATGCCCTGCTTAAGGGAATCGAGGAAAGCCTGGCCCACGGGGAAGATGTGCACATCCAGAATCTGGGAACCTTCGCATCCACGATGCGCAGAGCCTGGGAGGGCCTGAATCCCGCGACGGGGACTCCCCGCCGGTTTTCGTCCCGAAAGATCGCAACATTCAAACCGTCCTCCAACCTCATGAACCTTCTGAACAAGGGCCATGACTGA
- a CDS encoding OmpA family protein — protein MRKIIGLSLLIVLVLAAGAFAQQRQGAVTVTGTLGHVLTFSDDDMGDTTFGLNLGYMFSDLWSAELGYGIMDIEHGDFDMMTLDFLYHFNPERRAVPYLVFGAGTANYDPTWGESDDGLLFSAGAGFDYSFNRTVNLRGDVRYVSTDLDVLDSGMAMKLGVGFQIGGVDRPAEPGIEAIDRDMDGVRDSIDYCWDTPPRVQVDARGCPLDSDGDGTPDYLEDDDADGVINYDDQCADTPAGYPVDTVGCPIDTDGDGLLDGKEKELGTDPNKADTDDDGLSDREEIEKTKTDPLKADTDGDGCKDGDEVNTYKTDPLNPDSDGDGFNDCDEILTYQTDPNAAGDVYEKIINSKIVYFEFDKIAIRSDMTPVLDDIASFLTRAANIRLLVKGHTDSVGPKWYNDKLSLKRAESTKKYLVEKGVGADRIDTIGFGENQPAADNATKEGRELNRRAEFEVVK, from the coding sequence ATGCGAAAAATCATCGGTTTATCGCTGCTGATCGTTCTGGTTCTTGCGGCGGGTGCATTCGCACAGCAACGTCAGGGGGCGGTGACCGTCACCGGCACGTTAGGACATGTCCTTACTTTCTCTGACGACGACATGGGCGATACCACCTTTGGTCTAAATCTTGGGTACATGTTTTCCGACCTGTGGAGTGCGGAACTGGGGTACGGGATCATGGACATCGAACACGGCGACTTTGACATGATGACTCTGGATTTCCTCTATCATTTCAATCCCGAACGCCGTGCCGTTCCCTATCTCGTCTTCGGTGCCGGTACTGCGAACTATGACCCGACCTGGGGAGAGAGTGATGACGGCCTGCTTTTCAGTGCAGGAGCGGGATTTGATTACTCCTTCAACCGGACGGTCAACCTCCGCGGTGACGTACGTTACGTTTCCACAGACCTTGACGTTCTCGATTCCGGAATGGCCATGAAGTTGGGCGTCGGCTTTCAGATTGGCGGCGTAGATCGTCCTGCCGAGCCTGGAATCGAAGCCATCGATCGCGACATGGATGGGGTACGGGATTCCATCGACTATTGCTGGGACACTCCTCCCCGCGTTCAGGTCGATGCCCGCGGCTGTCCCCTGGATAGCGACGGGGACGGAACCCCTGACTACCTGGAAGATGACGATGCTGATGGCGTGATCAACTATGATGATCAGTGTGCCGACACACCGGCCGGATATCCCGTTGACACCGTAGGCTGCCCCATCGACACGGACGGCGACGGTCTCCTGGATGGCAAAGAAAAGGAACTCGGGACCGATCCCAATAAAGCAGATACGGACGACGACGGTCTCTCCGACAGGGAAGAGATTGAAAAAACAAAGACCGATCCTCTGAAGGCTGACACGGACGGCGACGGATGCAAAGACGGCGACGAGGTCAATACCTACAAAACCGATCCTCTGAATCCCGATTCCGATGGTGACGGCTTCAACGACTGCGACGAAATCCTGACCTATCAGACCGACCCCAATGCGGCCGGTGACGTCTATGAGAAGATCATCAACTCCAAGATCGTGTACTTTGAATTTGACAAGATTGCGATCCGTTCGGACATGACTCCGGTTCTGGATGACATCGCCTCCTTCCTGACCCGTGCGGCCAACATCCGCCTCCTGGTCAAGGGACATACCGATTCAGTTGGACCCAAGTGGTACAACGACAAACTCTCCCTCAAGCGTGCGGAAAGCACGAAGAAATACCTCGTAGAAAAGGGTGTTGGTGCCGACCGTATCGATACAATCGGATTCGGTGAAAACCAGCCGGCTGCGGACAACGCGACCAAAGAAGGCCGCGAGCTGAACCGCAGAGCCGAGTTTGAAGTCGTAAAGTAA
- a CDS encoding dicarboxylate/amino acid:cation symporter has translation MSRLPLYILISILAGVGCGLLLTPQSMVYPAVVLTADLFLRLLKMIVVPLIFTSLVTGVLSIKDIRRLGKMGGTTLAYYLLSSSLAVLTGLIAVNLIRPGIRSTLTLSSQTVPELEYAGLGDILVRLIPDNPFGAMAQGQVLPVIMFALFLGIVLLSFKPEKVQTITSLFEEGFSVMMKMTTWILFTAPLGIWALVTRVFAETGTSVIRPLAWYFLTVSLALCLHFFVSLPLIIRFISRRSPFAYMKNLFPALATAFSTASSSATLPLTMECVEERANIDNRVSSFVLPLGATINMDGTALYEAVAAIFIAETYGISLSLTQQVTIFATAILASIGAAGIPMAGLVMMAVVLRAVGLPLEGVGLIIGVDRFLDMMRTATNVWSDAVGCSVVQRLSGEDRPDSPQVTQT, from the coding sequence ATGTCCCGTCTGCCCCTTTACATTCTGATCTCGATCCTCGCCGGTGTCGGGTGCGGCCTGCTTCTCACACCGCAATCGATGGTCTATCCCGCTGTTGTCTTAACGGCCGACCTTTTCCTTCGATTACTGAAGATGATTGTCGTGCCTCTCATCTTTACCAGCCTCGTGACCGGGGTTCTCTCCATCAAGGATATCCGCCGTCTGGGAAAGATGGGGGGAACCACGCTGGCGTACTATCTCCTCTCCTCTTCCCTGGCAGTTTTGACCGGTCTCATCGCCGTCAACCTGATCCGCCCCGGAATAAGATCGACTCTTACCCTGTCCAGCCAGACGGTCCCTGAACTGGAATATGCGGGACTCGGAGACATCCTGGTCCGTCTGATTCCCGACAATCCCTTCGGCGCCATGGCTCAGGGCCAGGTGCTTCCGGTCATCATGTTTGCACTCTTCCTGGGAATTGTTCTTCTCTCTTTCAAGCCGGAGAAGGTTCAAACGATCACTTCTCTCTTTGAGGAAGGATTCAGCGTCATGATGAAGATGACGACATGGATCCTCTTTACCGCACCCCTGGGAATCTGGGCCCTGGTCACGCGCGTCTTTGCGGAAACCGGAACATCGGTCATCCGTCCTCTCGCCTGGTACTTTCTCACGGTGAGCCTGGCACTCTGCCTGCATTTCTTCGTCTCTCTCCCGCTGATCATCCGCTTCATCAGCCGACGGTCTCCCTTTGCATACATGAAGAATCTCTTCCCCGCCCTGGCAACTGCCTTTTCAACAGCTTCCTCCTCCGCCACCCTGCCGCTGACCATGGAGTGCGTCGAAGAGCGGGCCAACATTGATAATCGAGTTTCTTCCTTTGTCCTTCCCCTTGGGGCAACGATCAACATGGACGGAACGGCTCTCTATGAGGCTGTAGCTGCGATATTCATTGCGGAAACCTATGGAATTTCGCTTTCTCTGACACAGCAGGTAACCATCTTTGCCACGGCGATCCTGGCCTCCATTGGTGCCGCGGGCATCCCGATGGCAGGACTGGTCATGATGGCAGTGGTTCTGCGTGCCGTGGGGCTCCCCCTGGAGGGAGTCGGATTGATTATCGGTGTGGATCGATTCCTGGACATGATGCGCACGGCTACAAACGTGTGGTCCGATGCTGTGGGCTGCAGTGTGGTTCAGCGGCTCAGCGGAGAGGATCGTCCTGATTCCCCTCAGGTGACGCAAACGTAG
- a CDS encoding glycosyltransferase has translation MTEISVVLPFFQDNPSLFRECLESVRAQTFPDWECLLIGDGPSPETLAVAHEFAFRDPRFCVHVKEHAGIVSALNRGLSLAEGSYIARMDADDTAHPDRLSIQLDLAHRERRKILVGARVRIRGGMSRFQHWVDQITSEELVRAEAYIDCAYPHPTWFAQKRDFLDLGGYLHGDIPEDYDLFMRMVGEGWHFSRSEEQLVTMTHHPDRLTLRDRRYRPEAFRECKWSALRAFFSNGTPILIAGGGRTARWWLKRLQEHEVKVLGLLDIRPSRIGKKILGVPVLEYDALDLGGDVRYLVAVPRWEQRQEIRSHFRAAGRREGVDYVCVT, from the coding sequence ATGACGGAGATATCGGTGGTTCTGCCTTTTTTTCAAGACAACCCATCCCTTTTTCGTGAATGTCTCGAAAGCGTTCGAGCTCAGACCTTTCCAGACTGGGAATGCCTCCTGATTGGAGACGGTCCTTCCCCGGAGACGCTTGCGGTTGCGCACGAATTTGCTTTTCGTGATCCCCGGTTCTGTGTCCACGTTAAAGAACATGCCGGGATTGTCTCCGCCTTGAACCGGGGGCTGTCACTTGCCGAGGGCTCCTACATTGCCCGCATGGATGCGGATGATACGGCGCATCCTGACCGCCTCTCCATCCAGCTGGACCTGGCTCACAGGGAGAGGAGAAAGATCCTCGTCGGAGCCAGAGTCCGGATCCGTGGCGGGATGTCCCGTTTTCAACACTGGGTCGATCAGATCACATCAGAGGAACTGGTCCGAGCAGAAGCCTACATTGATTGTGCCTATCCCCATCCGACCTGGTTCGCACAAAAAAGGGATTTCCTTGATCTGGGAGGCTATCTCCACGGGGATATCCCCGAGGATTACGATCTCTTCATGAGGATGGTGGGGGAGGGATGGCATTTTTCAAGGAGCGAAGAGCAACTGGTGACTATGACGCACCATCCGGACCGGCTGACCCTCAGGGATCGCCGTTACCGTCCGGAAGCGTTTCGGGAGTGCAAATGGTCTGCGCTTCGGGCATTCTTTTCCAACGGTACCCCCATCCTGATTGCGGGAGGAGGGAGAACGGCCCGCTGGTGGCTGAAAAGACTCCAGGAACACGAGGTGAAGGTCCTGGGGCTTCTGGATATTCGTCCTTCCCGGATCGGCAAAAAAATTCTCGGGGTTCCCGTTCTTGAGTATGACGCCCTGGATCTGGGGGGAGATGTGCGCTACCTTGTTGCCGTGCCCCGCTGGGAACAGCGCCAGGAAATACGGTCTCATTTCAGGGCTGCCGGCAGGAGGGAAGGCGTGGACTACGTTTGCGTCACCTGA
- a CDS encoding S41 family peptidase, with translation MLKRTAMWILCLGFTVQGVFALEGRLFFHPDLYQDKAVFTFEDDLWLADLNTGTADRITSHPGYESYAKFSPDGKWIAFTANYDGGTDVYLMPSTGGEPIRLTYHPTGDYVQGFSSDGSHVLFTSRREFFTQLYQVPVSGGYPELIPLDQVRYASFAPDGTKVAYNRFASDRMNWKGYKGGRQQDIWVADLPAGTFTKMTSWAGYDVAPMWFGKMITFASDREDKRMNLYSLDTSSGTVTRLTFLKDWDVEMPSLDESTGNIVYVASGRLNIYDPAARESRVVPITIPTDRWQMRDFSVDPADYIHSVSPGSKDLIHVVESRGDIFLIDDEKEKTVNLTATSGSRELEPALSPDGSRIAFFSDKTGEFELYVMDAKRGAEWKQLTQGSRTFYYHIQWSPDGKKILFGDKNYTLTYISVDTGQGVIVDDGRYLKDNEIFWEVSDYTWSPDSRYIAYSLPVENMNNAITLYDTTTGEKHPLTNGYYDDYSPAFDTNGRYLYFLSNRHFKPLLDPFMDNNVNIDMTRVMMVQLQNGEPYPFTLRWKAFLDEWKPADPVTVSIDFEGLSQRIFSTPVEPGTYKSLKAGSLQVWYLSKESFGFPGIEEFFHPKSVRDYTLKSYDMKEKDGKDVLDGIGFFELSADRSNIAYMAGKTTGIVDAATGGKVGDGKVQWYGTDYTVNTSAEYAQIFRDVWRQIRDFFYDPNIHGKNWPGIYAKYAELVPFVATREDINYLIGEMIGELTASHEYIIGDGGPQRTSFDRVRAGLLGASIELDKEARLYRITRVLQGRSDRDEYRSPLQAPDIGNVEGFYILRIDGEDVLPNRNFWSYLEGKSGKEITMTVNKKPEIKDARTITLETLRSEYALRYWDSIQRNIERVRKATDDRIGYMHLSDMDEEGLSQFEEAFRALRYKDGLIIDVRYNGGGFVSWFMIDKLERLVHFLAQTRDFAPMYYPHGTRRGPIVVLCNEGTGSDGEVFTEHFKEAGLGTVVGTRTWGGLIGIINMVPLLDGGMVTQSNVGFANLRGSWVVENHGAEPDIAVEMSPEAILKDEDPQLDYAISLIQKQVKENPPVKLVPPPFPVK, from the coding sequence ATGCTGAAACGAACTGCAATGTGGATTCTCTGTCTGGGGTTCACGGTTCAGGGAGTCTTTGCCCTCGAGGGCCGGCTCTTTTTCCATCCTGACCTTTATCAGGACAAGGCGGTCTTCACCTTTGAAGACGACCTTTGGCTCGCCGACCTCAACACCGGCACGGCGGATCGAATTACGTCCCATCCCGGCTATGAGTCGTACGCGAAGTTCAGTCCGGACGGAAAATGGATCGCCTTCACTGCAAACTACGACGGGGGAACCGATGTGTACCTTATGCCATCGACGGGAGGGGAACCGATTCGTCTGACCTATCACCCCACGGGTGATTATGTCCAGGGATTCTCCTCCGACGGATCCCATGTCCTCTTTACCTCCCGGCGTGAATTTTTTACGCAGCTCTACCAGGTTCCCGTCAGCGGCGGGTACCCTGAACTCATACCCCTTGACCAGGTTCGTTATGCGTCCTTTGCCCCGGATGGAACCAAGGTGGCCTATAACCGCTTCGCTTCCGATCGGATGAACTGGAAGGGCTACAAGGGCGGTCGCCAGCAGGATATCTGGGTCGCGGATCTTCCCGCGGGTACTTTTACAAAGATGACATCCTGGGCAGGATACGATGTGGCCCCCATGTGGTTTGGAAAAATGATTACCTTTGCTTCGGATCGGGAAGATAAGAGAATGAACCTCTATTCTCTGGATACCAGCTCGGGTACCGTTACCCGCCTTACCTTTTTGAAGGATTGGGACGTCGAAATGCCGTCCCTTGATGAATCTACGGGCAACATCGTCTACGTCGCAAGCGGCCGATTGAACATCTACGATCCTGCAGCCCGGGAAAGCCGCGTCGTCCCTATCACCATCCCGACGGACCGATGGCAGATGCGTGATTTTTCCGTGGACCCTGCTGACTATATTCACAGTGTATCTCCCGGATCGAAGGATCTTATCCATGTGGTTGAGTCCAGGGGAGATATCTTCCTGATCGATGACGAGAAGGAAAAAACCGTGAACCTCACCGCAACATCCGGGTCCAGGGAACTGGAGCCTGCCCTGTCTCCGGACGGATCACGGATCGCCTTTTTCTCGGACAAAACGGGAGAATTTGAACTTTACGTCATGGATGCCAAACGGGGTGCGGAGTGGAAACAGCTGACCCAGGGATCCAGGACCTTTTATTACCATATTCAATGGTCTCCCGATGGCAAGAAGATTCTCTTCGGGGACAAGAATTACACCCTGACCTATATCAGTGTGGATACCGGCCAGGGCGTAATCGTGGACGATGGACGATATCTGAAGGACAACGAAATCTTCTGGGAAGTATCTGATTACACGTGGTCTCCCGATTCCCGTTATATTGCCTACTCCCTACCCGTGGAAAACATGAATAACGCCATTACTCTTTATGACACCACCACCGGGGAAAAGCACCCGCTTACAAATGGGTATTACGACGACTACTCTCCCGCGTTCGATACAAACGGACGTTACCTCTATTTCCTTTCCAACCGCCATTTCAAGCCCCTGCTCGATCCCTTCATGGACAACAACGTCAACATCGATATGACCCGGGTCATGATGGTCCAGCTTCAGAATGGCGAGCCCTATCCCTTTACGCTCCGATGGAAGGCCTTTCTGGATGAATGGAAACCCGCCGATCCCGTCACTGTGTCCATCGATTTTGAGGGCCTGAGCCAAAGAATCTTCTCCACACCCGTGGAACCGGGGACCTACAAGTCCCTGAAGGCCGGTTCGCTGCAAGTCTGGTACCTGTCCAAGGAATCCTTTGGATTTCCCGGGATAGAAGAGTTCTTCCACCCCAAATCCGTAAGGGACTACACCCTGAAATCGTATGACATGAAGGAGAAGGATGGTAAGGATGTCCTTGACGGCATTGGCTTCTTCGAACTTTCTGCCGATCGATCCAACATTGCCTACATGGCGGGAAAAACCACCGGAATTGTTGATGCCGCCACGGGAGGAAAGGTCGGTGACGGAAAGGTGCAATGGTATGGAACCGACTATACCGTCAACACCTCCGCCGAGTATGCGCAGATTTTCAGGGATGTGTGGAGACAGATCCGGGACTTTTTCTACGATCCCAACATTCACGGGAAGAACTGGCCGGGCATCTATGCCAAATATGCCGAACTCGTTCCCTTTGTGGCAACGCGTGAAGATATCAACTACCTGATCGGCGAGATGATCGGGGAACTCACGGCGTCCCACGAATACATCATCGGTGACGGCGGACCGCAGCGAACTTCCTTTGATCGTGTCCGGGCCGGCCTCCTCGGCGCATCCATAGAGCTGGACAAGGAGGCGCGGCTCTATCGGATCACGCGCGTTCTCCAGGGACGTTCCGACAGGGATGAGTACCGTTCCCCCCTCCAGGCTCCGGACATCGGAAACGTGGAAGGGTTTTACATCCTTCGTATCGATGGGGAGGATGTCCTCCCGAACAGAAATTTCTGGTCTTACCTCGAAGGGAAATCGGGCAAAGAAATCACGATGACGGTCAATAAAAAACCCGAAATCAAAGATGCTCGAACGATTACTCTGGAAACGCTTCGTTCCGAGTATGCGCTCCGATACTGGGATTCCATCCAGAGAAATATTGAACGGGTCAGGAAAGCAACCGATGACAGAATCGGTTATATGCACCTCTCGGACATGGACGAAGAGGGATTGAGCCAGTTTGAAGAGGCCTTCCGCGCCCTTCGGTACAAAGACGGTCTGATCATCGATGTTCGATACAACGGCGGTGGATTCGTCTCATGGTTCATGATTGACAAGCTGGAACGTCTGGTCCATTTCCTGGCGCAGACCCGGGACTTTGCCCCGATGTATTACCCTCATGGAACCAGGCGTGGGCCCATCGTTGTTCTTTGCAACGAGGGAACCGGATCCGACGGTGAGGTCTTCACGGAGCACTTTAAGGAGGCCGGCCTGGGTACCGTCGTCGGAACCCGAACCTGGGGCGGACTTATCGGAATCATCAATATGGTTCCCCTTCTGGATGGAGGCATGGTGACTCAGTCCAACGTGGGGTTTGCCAACCTGCGGGGATCCTGGGTCGTGGAAAACCACGGTGCCGAACCCGACATCGCCGTGGAAATGTCCCCCGAAGCGATCCTCAAGGATGAGGATCCTCAACTTGACTATGCCATCAGCCTGATTCAGAAGCAGGTAAAGGAAAATCCGCCCGTAAAACTCGTCCCACCACCCTTTCCTGTTAAATAG